The DNA segment ttaaataaataatataatttattaagaCAAATTGCTGAAAGTATTGAATCTAAATCTTATACTTCATCTTAAACTTATAAAGTGTAACGTTATGAGAATAAAAATTCCCTGTAGAcatgaacaagtacctgagtgTTCGTCTCGTCAGTGTTTATCACGGCATCGTGCTGAATTCTCTCTGTGAACAAAAGAGTGAATGTAATGAAGATTCTCTTCTATAACGAGTCTGATTCATTCTGCACAAAGATCTGACACTGCTAACGTTTTCCTGATTCTATTTGAACACGATGGTCCcgaatctaataataataagaactgAATCTGAATGTTAAATAAGTGCTGAGGTCATTTTTATATGctgtatgtattaaaaataaatgtacgcTGTTATATTAAACACTCACCTCTGTGTTGTGGAccgttttttcttttacagagtAAAACAGTttgaacagaaatcagaatcCCGCACATTACCAGCGCTGTTCCCTGACAGATCACTACAGGATTATAAGATGCTGCTttaagacacaaaaaaacatcaaattatTGTCTGCATATGAACATGATCGGCAAGAAAAAAAGCATAGCGTGTCACATCACATAACAATGACATATATTAACGTTTTTCTTGGTGTCTGTATCTATAAACCccaaataatacacacaaattgTTCACCAACCAACGTTCTGCATCTGTACTGGTGTCCCGTTCCCGAAGATGATCTTCCCACACAGGAGCACAGCGCAGTAGTAAGTTCCAGTATCATTGAGGCTGAGGATGTTCTTGGAGAAGTtgtacacacaggtgtgtgtagaaGAGTCGCTCTCACACTGATGGCTGCTGTTGTGATGAGTGTAAATGATTTGAGGATGGGATTGTGGTGGAGCAGCTCTGAACCAGAGCACTTGGAGTTCTGCTGCTCTGCTCTCAGAGAGAACCGAGCACTGCAGAGTCACTGAGGCTCCTGCAGGAACCGAGTCCGACACGCCGCGCTGCCACACACTCACTTTTACATCTCTGTCATCTGATCAGTGtgatatagaaataaaagatgGTCATGTACTcaacacttaaaaaataaatgaacattccTGAAATGAACTATTTATCATTCACATCTATCCCTAACGATCAGGTCTGAAGTGACGGTTGttaggaaaatctccctgagatgatatgaggaagaaaccttgagaggaaccagactcagaagtaaACCTCAACCTCATTTGGGTGGCACTGGACAGTTGATAATGTCAATGTGAATAATGTCCtcaatacaacagtttatattccagtggaattgtgtaaccaaaaGCTCCTAAGGAACTACTgtaacaggtcagagtcatttctAAGTTCATTAAAGACTTAATAATTCTTAAAGGTGCCCTGATGACGActcgagcacaaagctgactgacGCAACGGCAGTTTGGAGACAGTGTCTCCGAATCAACAGCAATCTCACGGGTCACGGATTGTCCATGCAGATCTCTCTCCAGCAGAGCGACCACCAAGagatgagactccaaccaggggtagagcATCAGGGTAGATCATGTAGGTCCAGAAAAAAACTCAGAACCCTGGGAGCTCTGGAGTGGCATTTACATCTTGATTAATGCTTTTCTAAATTTGAAATGTCGAAGTAGCCACAAAGTACCAACGGTCCAAcgctttaatgttttttatgtgAGAGACATTTTCTAATCTACTTTGGTCCAAAATAGTCACTATAGTCTTTTTATTTAAGTTCCAGTATAGTTTTCAAAAAAATAACGTTTTATataacgattttttttttattaaaactgaattgaaaattTCGAATCAATTCAAAATTTCGGTTGAAGAATCAGTTAAATATGTACTTTGAGTATCGAAATATTTAAGCTTCATAAAATGTGAGTTTCTTATGTTTAATTACAGTTTAATCACTATCATTACTATAGGAAAAAATGAATGTAAGTAAATTACCTGACACAGCCAAGAACGTTCCATTAGACAGCGTAACGTTCTCCAATGTAAATAATTTCCCACAGTAGTAAAGTCCTTcatgatctttttttatatttggaaTTGTCAGAGAAATGCCGTTATCAGTCATCTCCATAATAAAGCCTGAATTCTTGAACTCTGGGGAAAATTTGACCTCCTTATATGCTATTCTTTCTCCGATTTTTCGAGGCATCTCTCCGACACTTTGTTTGTACCAAATCACGCTTTCAGTCCTCTGATTGTGTCCGAATGGACAGATAAGGCTAATACATTCTCCGAACCTCACTGAGAGGAACGATGGACGGAAAAAATCCACTGATCGGGCAGGAcctagaaaataaaataaaaaataaaaatttatataaaaaagaatttgttttcattatttgcCCCCGGGTAGTCACATcgagaaacttttttttttcaagcaaaGCCTCAGCACAACATTCAGTCTCAAGACAAAACCAATGacatttcaacatttaaaaGCAAATAACATCATCAGTATTTAGATGAAAGCAATTATATTAGAAATAACTCCTGAGTAAGGAATTCATTGCACAAAGTTTACCTAGAAATTCAGTGGAattgtaatttctttttttttttaatgttgggAAAATAAGTACTGTCCCGGTTTAATCTActgtttattgatttatttcatatgacagataaagagaaaaaaatctttgtctacaaaaaaaataaaaaataaaacaattttgtattacagtattacattattacagtattacagaattatgtgtacatttaaatgtaaaataaaagttacattaaaattaaaaattttataattaaaaatatttgtgaatacTTGTAACATTTAGTCAtaaatattatagttttatttatactaCATAAATatgtcataaataataataataataaataaatacaacttaCACAtcatgtatagagttatagcaATTATCCAGAGTGGAACCatcttcagaataaaaaaacactcaggTTGAGCTGCTGAAAAGTGGTCAGATGACGAAAGGACTGAGTGTTTTGCTCCTCAGACTTTCATCTTATTGGCTGCTTCAAGTCACAAGTtacatcacagaaaaaaaagtatgtCTACTGTCAGGTCTGGGGCCCCAATGAGATGTAACTAAATCAAAAAattatactaaataaaaaatattaataatagtttCGAGAAAGGTTGtagaatatatgtgtgtgtgtgtgtgtgtgtgtgtgtgtgtgtgtgtgtgtgtgtgtgtgtgtgtgtgtgtgtgtgtgtatgtccttCACCAGCTTTAGCTGTTGTGTAAATAATTTAGTCTTTAGacaaaacatgtttttattttgactagttaatgtaatgtatttatatactttAAATTTAAAGGTGACACTTTAGACATTTTGCcttgattttatgcattttatgtttaatcagttatgtttattttattaacaggaAGCATGTCAGATGTACACACAAGCATTAAAATTCAAATCATTAAAAATTTGTTCATCTAAAACTGTGGCTTCCTTTGTACCACTCTTCAAACTCCCGACAGTCGCAGATGCTTTGACCCAAGTCTTCCACAGTCACTGACATTTCTACCCAAGATCCCCACAGTCACAAATAAGACTTCCCACAGTCATTGATACTTCTACCAAAAATCCTGAAAGTAATGGATACTTCTAACCTAGCTCCTCACATTCACTGATACTTCTATACCAAGATCCACACAGCCATGGATATTTCTACCCAAGTTTCCCAAATTCACAGATACTTCCACTAAAGCTTTCCACACTCACAGATAATTCTACCCAAGCTCCCCAAAGTTAGACATACTTCTACCCAAGCTCTACACAGTCACTAATACTTCTGCCCAAGCTCCCCACAATCATGGATACGTCTACCCAAGCTCCAAAAAGTCATGTATACTTCTACCCAAGCTCCTCATAGTCACAGAAACTTCTACCCAAGTTTCCCAGTGTCACAGATACTCCCAACCAAGCTCCTCACAATCATGGACACTTCCACCCAAGCTTCTCACACTCACAGATACTTCTACCCAAGTTTCCCAGAGTCACAGATACTTCTTACCAAACTCCCCACAATCATGGATACCCCCACCCAAGCTCTTCACTGTCACAGATACTTCTTCTCAAGCTCCCCACATTCATTGATACTTCTCTCTCATGCCTGCAGTTGTTGCAGAACGCTGCAGAACGGCTATTAAAAGAAATGCTTAAGTGGGATCATATGTCTCATATACAAGCCTCTCTCTATTGGCTTCCAGTGCATTGTAGGATTGATTTTTATTgctttggtgtttgtttataaatCCTTGAAAAGTCTTTCTGACCTTATTAAACCATATGCTCCATCAAGGTTCTGCAGATAACTTGCTCTCGGTTGTGCCTAGAGCAAGGATGATGCATAGGGGTGATCGAGCATTTGCAATTAGCTGCTCATAAGTTCTGGAATTCATTACCATTGTCGGTGAGGCTGGTCAAAACACTGTCTGTTTTTAAATCTAGTCttgaaacatatttttatttttatttttttgtcattcaaAGCAGTTTAGAAGTGTATGTGTTGTCTTTTTCACTTTGGTGTGTGTCAGGCCTTGTGGTTAACTTGCTGCATTGACAATTCAAACAATACTGCAGGTTCAAAATAAACCACAAAACAGTCTGTGGGCCTGATTGATCTTTTACCAGAGATTGTAAAGTGTATAACTTTTCACTTCACATACAAAACCAAAAATTTCTACCAGATTGACAAACATTTAGCCAGATTTACTGTAGCAAACATGTTTAGTGATGAGCATTGTGTGTATAAAAGGCCAAAATCACAGAAAcccaaacattaaaaaaatgtcttcgTTCAACTTggtgatcattaaaaaaatggtgGAAATTCATTGCACTTTTATGAAATTCTTTGCATttggtttaatttatttattattacagtcatttaaaggacacaatgaacacatattcagacactcacacacaactacagacaGTTTATCTTCACCGGTTCAACTACTACCACGTTTTTGGTAGATCAGAGTAAACCGaggaacctggaggaaacctggAAGAACATGAAGAGAACATAAGATCTAAGAAACAGAAGAGTAAACCACTTCAGTATAGATGTTATCTTGAGCTCgttctgtctttctttgtctATTATTGATGTGTGAGGCAGCAAAACTCAGCTCCATGGCGTCAAGGCTCTGTGGGAGCAGATAAGAGTGATTTATTTCAAATGAGAGATATTTAAATGATCAAGTCAAGACACAGCTTTTATCTGAATATCACAATGTTTAGATAAAGACAAAAGAAACCAGATCTactacagtgatccctcgtttatcgcggttgatggggaccggaacccctcgtgataggtgaaaatccgcgaagtaagattggccctaagtttgaccttttcactgatggtcatcatctttcTCTTCCGCCtaggctcactagaggaatctttcgcaggtgCACGGCGATTAGTAAGGGCTtaaacgaaaagttaatttcgaacaatacgtgagacacagttgacagcgtgaaagAGAGTGGCGAAAtacgacaagggaagaagctgggagaggatgcgatgatgcgcagccaatcagctcagatctcgtgccgggaaccaatcacgtgccttgtctgagtgcccatgggtatgtacaaagcctctgagagagtttctctctttgtctggcatcctgggaaaccgttcttatttatatttttcgatgaatatttttgaaaaatcagcaatttttttaaatcgcCGCGATTTTTCAGAGGCCGCGAAACTCGAAGCGCGAAACTTTAACCACAAAGTGGCAagggattactgtattactgAGTTGTTTAAATTActgaaacaataaaataaatccataatCCTCGAATAAAACTTTGTTGCCGTGGAGACTAATAGTGTGTCGGCTCAGCAATAGTTACCTGatttgctgcttttttaattattgtatcTTCAGATCTCGCTGCAAAGACaaagaatatttttacatttaaatctatGACAATTATGACGATTAATGCTCAGTTTTATTACTCACATTATTAAGTTGAAGTACAAATTAAACGACTATAAAGCTGGTAGACAATTGAAAACTCACTAGTGAAATTTTCACAGTTTTTCCATGTACAGGTTACGATATGGGCAAAgatcaaaaccacacacactcccaaagCTACAGCGAGATACATCAATACATGATCCTCAGATTTTACTGaatctgtagaaaaaaaaaatcaaaaatcataTATCGACATTTAATGTAGATATAattttatagtaatatatattttaaatatattttaaagtaatatatatatatatatatgtataaaactCATATATTTATTCAGCATTCTCACCCATATGTATATGTGTCCCGTTCCCGAAGATCATCTTCCCACAAAGGAGCACAGCGCAGTAGTAAGTTCCAGTATCACTGAGGCTGAGGATGTTCTTGGAGAAGTtgtacacacaggtgtgtgtagaaGAGTCGCTCTCACACTGATGGCTGCTGTTGTGATGAGTGTAAATGATTTGAGGATGGGATTGTGGTGGAGCAGCTCTGAACCAGAGCACTTGGAGTTCTGCTGCTCTGCTCTCAGAGAGAACCGAGCACTGCAGAGTCACTGAGGCTCCTGCAGGAACCGAGTCCGACACGCCGCGTTGCCACACACTCACTTTTACATCTTCAGTATCTGGTCAGTGTGATATAAACAGAGTGAGATCTGGGACACATGGATACAGCCCACATGCAGTACTGGATATCTTTAAttccaattattattatcatccaTAATGCTGATGCATCTAATGTCAATCATATTGATTGACTCTGAATGCATTTTATtaagcacatactgtatctacATCTGGGGGCCTGTTAAACCTCATATGCtggaaatatttacatatattacatactatatatttacaattaaaaaatgttatgttgTTTAGATTGTATGTCTTTGGAGTCACATTTTAACAAGCCACATTTAAAACAAGTGGCTAAATCTAAGGTTCAGACATAAAATGGTCAAGTTTTTCCGTCTGTCTTTTTCTGATAGTTCCTCAAACGGCACTCagaaaattaacattaaaaacataccGAAACGTTTATTACAAGCTTAGTGGTAAATTATGATTTATGTTAAACAAAATGACTAACATGTGAATTCTGGTTTGAGCGGGtcacaaaaatgtttaatggtgattgaaaattaaaaaataaaaaaaaatctaaacctCCTTAGAAAAAACTAATTTGGACCTAAAAAtgctctttctttttaaaacgtgtgtttttttgttttttttatttagacacCAGAGatttttaacttattttcaatttcacataaatattcattgttctttaattaattctgttattatatttgttattttcttatcgTACAATTTTAATCTTTGATTATTTTGCCTAGTCTAGCTCTTAGaacatgtgaaataaaaaaataaataaataaaaccataaattcatccttttttttgttgacttgagtatttatttatttatttatttatttatttatttatttattcattaattcattcatttatctatctatctatctatctatctatctatctatctatctatctatctatctatctatctatctatctatctatctatctatctatctgtttgtttgtttgtttacatataAGCTCTATTGTAACCATGTACCGAAAATTATACAGTACagcaattaaataatataattaatgaaTTGATCAATACTTATTAACTGTTTATTCGTAAAGTCTTGTCTTGCAGCGTGAACTGAACAAACAGTGGAGATTTACCTGTGACAGCCAAGAACGTTCCACTGGATAATATAAAATCGTCCATGAAACTTTTTCCACAGTAGTAAAGTCCTTCGTCTTCGTTTCTTACATGTGGAATCATCAGAGAAATGTTCTGTCTGTCCGTCAGTTCCATAATAAATCCTGACATCTCGAACTCCGGAGACATTTCAAACTCCTTATACGCTAATCTTTTTCCTATTCTTTGAGGCATTTCTCCAAATTTTTGTCTGTGCCAGAACACAGATG comes from the Tachysurus fulvidraco isolate hzauxx_2018 chromosome 17, HZAU_PFXX_2.0, whole genome shotgun sequence genome and includes:
- the LOC113646044 gene encoding uncharacterized protein LOC113646044 isoform X1, which produces MVPLWIIAITLYMMCPARSVDFFRPSFLSVRFGECISLICPFGHNQRTESVIWYKQSVGEMPRKIGERIAYKEVKFSPEFKNSGFIMEMTDNGISLTIPNIKKDHEGLYYCGKLFTLENVTLSNGTFLAVSDDRDVKVSVWQRGVSDSVPAGASVTLQCSVLSESRAAELQVLWFRAAPPQSHPQIIYTHHNSSHQCESDSSTHTCVYNFSKNILSLNDTGTYYCAVLLCGKIIFGNGTPVQMQNVAASYNPVVICQGTALVMCGILISVQTVLLCKRKNGPQHRERIQHDAVINTDETNTQVDDGVELNYAALHFNERKIKRVRGNRGPSHDSVYSEVKHSTISHIK
- the LOC113646044 gene encoding uncharacterized protein LOC113646044 isoform X2 → MVPLWIIAITLYMMCPARSVDFFRPSFLSVRFGECISLICPFGHNQRTESVIWYKQSVGEMPRKIGERIAYKEVKFSPEFKNSGFIMEMTDNGISLTIPNIKKDHEGLYYCGKLFTLENVTLSNGTFLAVSDDRDVKVSVWQRGVSDSVPAGASVTLQCSVLSESRAAELQVLWFRAAPPQSHPQIIYTHHNSSHQCESDSSTHTCVYNFSKNILSLNDTGTYYCAVLLCGKIIFGNGTPVQMQNVASYNPVVICQGTALVMCGILISVQTVLLCKRKNGPQHRERIQHDAVINTDETNTQVDDGVELNYAALHFNERKIKRVRGNRGPSHDSVYSEVKHSTISHIK
- the LOC113646052 gene encoding uncharacterized protein LOC113646052, which encodes MTPLWIVILSLNTITPVQTVDFSRPSFLSVKPGERVTLDCPFGPIQTSVFWHRQKFGEMPQRIGKRLAYKEFEMSPEFEMSGFIMELTDRQNISLMIPHVRNEDEGLYYCGKSFMDDFILSSGTFLAVTDTEDVKVSVWQRGVSDSVPAGASVTLQCSVLSESRAAELQVLWFRAAPPQSHPQIIYTHHNSSHQCESDSSTHTCVYNFSKNILSLSDTGTYYCAVLLCGKMIFGNGTHIHMDSVKSEDHVLMYLAVALGVCVVLIFAHIVTCTWKNCENFTTRSEDTIIKKAANQSLDAMELSFAASHINNRQRKTERAQDNIYTEVVYSSVS